One genomic window of Nicotiana sylvestris chromosome 10, ASM39365v2, whole genome shotgun sequence includes the following:
- the LOC104248258 gene encoding uncharacterized protein: MKSKVSNQNRFIGILALPWKALTKARDSYVNCMTNYSVVNPRKLPKSYSTVSSSNYDNDDFRELIRAASARSIGDNFDLNFLMQQRIRQQMSSRKVARSCSVGMTRIDEDKPCDLGEDQENVMMMNMKKDLKYPRSRSYAITKKNNAVF; this comes from the coding sequence ATGAAGAGTAAAGTGAGTAACCAAAACAGATTCATTGGAATCCTTGCATTGCCATGGAAGGCTCTAACAAAAGCAAGAGACTCTTACGTGAACTGTATGACAAATTACTCAGTGGTGAATCCTCGTAAATTGCCAAAGAGTTATAGTACCGTTAGCTCATCTAATTATGATAATGATGATTTTCGAGAGCTAATTAGAGCAGCATCTGCTAGAAGCATAGGGGATAATTTTGACTTAAATTTTCTCATGCAACAACGGATAAGGCAACAAATGTCTTCGAGGAAAGTAGCGAGGAGTTGTAGTGTGGGAATGACAAGAATTGATGAAGACAAGCCTTGTGATTTAGGAGAGGATCAAGAAAATGTTATGATGATGAATATGAAGAAAGATTTGAAGTATCCAAGAAGTAGAAGTTATGCGATTACAAAGAAAAATAATGCTGTCTTTTGA
- the LOC104248257 gene encoding aquaporin PIP1-1-like, protein MENKEEDVRLGANKYSERQAIGTAAQSDKDYTEPPPVPLFEAGELMSWSFYRAGIAEFMATFLFLYITILTVMGVSKSEPKCSTVGIQDIAWAFVGIIFALVYCTAGISGGHINPAVTFGLFLERKLSLTREVFYVVMQCLGARDSHVPLLAPLPIGFAVFLVHLATIPITGFSAAAS, encoded by the coding sequence ATGGAGAACAAAGAAGAAGATGTAAGATTAGGAGCAAACAAATATTCAGAGAGGCAAGCGATTGGGACGGCAGCGCAGAGTGACAAGGATTATACGGAGCCACCACCAGTGCCACTGTTTGAGGCAGGAGAATTGATGTCTTGGTCATTCTATCGTGCTGGAATTGCTGAGTTCATGGCCACTTTCCTCTTCCTTTACATCACTATCTTAACAGTGATGGGTGTTTCAAAGTCTGAGCCCAAATGCTCCACTGTTGGTATTCAAGACATTGCTTGGGCTTTTGTGGGCATTATCTTTGCACTTGTCTACTGTACTGCTGGCATTTCTGGAGGACACATAAATCCAGCAGTGACCTTTGGACTGTTCTTGGAAAGGAAACTGTCGTTGACAAGGGAAGTGTTCTATGTGGTGATGCAGTGTCTTGGTGCTAGGGATTCACATGTCCCTCTTTTGGCACCATTGCCTATTGGATTTGCTGTGTTCCTGGTACACTTGGCCACAATTCCAATCACTGGTTTCTCTGCTGCTGCATCTTAG